A stretch of the Cytobacillus luteolus genome encodes the following:
- the hemH gene encoding ferrochelatase: protein MAKKRMGLLVMAYGTPYKEEDIERYYTHIRHGRKPSPESLQDLKDRYEAIGGISPLAKITKEQAEKLETHLNQIQDEIEFKMYLGLKHIEPFVEDAVAAMNKDGIEEAVSIVLAPHFSTFSVKSYNGRAKEEAEKLGGPIIHSVEQWYDEPKFIDYWVTEVKKTYENMTDEERNNAVLIVSAHSLPEKIIAAGDPYPQQLQETADLIAEKAGIKNYEIGWQSAGNTPEPWIGPDVQDLTRDLHKEKGYTSFVYIPVGFVADHLEVLYDNDTECKIVTDEIGASYFRPEMPNAKPEFIDCLATVVLKKINK from the coding sequence ATGGCAAAGAAAAGAATGGGGCTACTTGTGATGGCATACGGTACCCCTTATAAAGAAGAGGATATTGAAAGATATTATACTCACATTAGACATGGTAGAAAACCATCTCCTGAAAGTCTTCAGGATCTTAAAGACCGATATGAGGCTATCGGGGGCATTTCTCCGCTAGCAAAAATTACAAAAGAACAAGCTGAGAAATTAGAAACTCATCTGAATCAAATTCAGGATGAGATTGAATTTAAAATGTACCTAGGCTTAAAGCATATTGAACCATTTGTTGAAGATGCAGTTGCTGCTATGAACAAAGATGGAATTGAGGAAGCAGTTAGTATTGTACTGGCTCCACATTTTTCTACCTTTAGTGTTAAATCATACAATGGCCGTGCAAAGGAAGAAGCAGAGAAACTAGGTGGTCCAATTATTCACTCTGTTGAGCAGTGGTACGATGAGCCTAAATTTATCGATTATTGGGTAACTGAAGTTAAAAAGACTTATGAAAATATGACTGACGAGGAACGTAATAATGCAGTCCTAATTGTATCAGCTCACAGTCTTCCAGAAAAAATTATTGCAGCTGGTGACCCATATCCACAGCAACTTCAAGAAACAGCAGATTTAATTGCTGAGAAAGCTGGAATAAAAAATTATGAAATAGGCTGGCAAAGTGCAGGTAACACACCTGAACCTTGGATTGGCCCGGATGTTCAAGATTTAACAAGGGATTTACATAAGGAGAAAGGCTACACTTCTTTTGTATATATCCCAGTAGGATTTGTCGCAGATCATCTAGAGGTGCTATATGACAATGATACAGAATGTAAAATTGTTACAGATGAAATTGGTGCTTCGTATTTCAGGCCTGAAATGCCAAATGCTAAGCCAGAATTTATTGATTGCCTAGCAACCGTAGTTTTGAAAAAAATTAACAAGTAA
- the hemY gene encoding protoporphyrinogen oxidase — MSEAKGRVIVIGGGITGLAATYYLQKESKEKGNTLDIKLIEASHRLGGKIQTATNDGGYVIEKGPDSFLARKLSASKLIKEVGLGDKLVYNSSGKSYVLVKGRLHPMPGGSIMGIPTQITPFITTGLFSPMGKMRAAADFVLPATQTEGDLSLGQFFRRRLGDEVVENLIEPLLSGIYAGDIDNLSLMSTFPQFYQVEQKHGSLIKGMRHATPPKPKTGTEGQEPKGMFLTISSGLQSLVEKIEEKLDSGSVIKGIRVEKIEKRHKGYLVHLNNGTVLDADSIILATPHQVTVDILQDYHFATPLKEMPSTSVATVALAFPEDAIKKDIDGTGFVVSRKNDYTITACTWTHKKWPHSTPKGKVLLRCYVGKSGDEAIVDQTDEEIIKVVLDDLTKTMDIDSQPEFTMVTRWKDSMPQYTVGHKERIENLKQHMRDELPGVFLAGSSYSGLGIPDCIDQGEEAVSHVLNFLNEHNKDLVGVN, encoded by the coding sequence GTGAGTGAAGCAAAAGGGCGGGTTATCGTCATTGGTGGCGGAATCACAGGACTAGCTGCTACGTATTATCTACAGAAAGAGTCTAAAGAAAAAGGGAATACCCTAGACATAAAATTAATTGAAGCAAGTCATCGATTAGGAGGCAAAATTCAGACGGCAACAAATGACGGCGGATATGTAATCGAGAAAGGCCCGGACTCATTTTTGGCTAGAAAACTCAGTGCATCTAAACTGATTAAAGAAGTGGGGTTAGGGGATAAGCTCGTCTATAATTCGTCAGGGAAGTCATATGTTTTAGTTAAGGGTAGGCTTCATCCAATGCCTGGTGGTTCGATTATGGGAATACCAACCCAAATTACCCCTTTTATCACTACTGGACTTTTTTCACCAATGGGTAAGATGCGAGCAGCTGCCGATTTTGTCCTACCTGCTACACAAACTGAAGGCGATCTGTCTCTTGGACAATTTTTTAGAAGAAGACTTGGTGATGAAGTGGTTGAAAACCTAATTGAACCATTATTATCAGGAATTTACGCTGGGGATATTGATAACTTAAGTTTAATGTCAACCTTTCCTCAATTTTACCAAGTGGAACAAAAGCACGGAAGCTTAATTAAAGGAATGAGGCACGCTACACCACCTAAGCCTAAGACAGGTACAGAAGGTCAAGAACCAAAAGGGATGTTCTTAACGATCTCCTCTGGTCTACAATCCCTTGTTGAGAAAATAGAAGAAAAGCTTGATTCTGGTTCGGTTATTAAAGGCATTCGTGTTGAAAAAATAGAGAAACGACACAAAGGATACCTTGTTCATTTAAATAACGGTACGGTTCTAGACGCCGATAGTATCATCTTGGCAACTCCACATCAGGTGACTGTGGACATCTTACAAGACTATCATTTTGCTACACCATTAAAAGAGATGCCATCAACTTCTGTCGCTACGGTGGCATTGGCTTTTCCTGAAGATGCCATAAAGAAAGATATAGATGGAACAGGATTTGTAGTTTCTAGGAAGAATGATTATACAATTACAGCTTGTACCTGGACCCATAAAAAGTGGCCACATTCAACACCGAAAGGGAAGGTTCTCTTACGGTGCTATGTTGGGAAATCTGGTGACGAAGCGATTGTTGACCAGACAGATGAAGAAATCATTAAGGTAGTCCTTGATGATTTAACGAAGACAATGGATATTGATTCACAGCCTGAGTTCACAATGGTAACACGCTGGAAAGATTCCATGCCCCAATACACTGTAGGTCACAAGGAGAGAATTGAGAATTTAAAACAACATATGAGAGATGAATTACCTGGAGTATTTCTAGCGGGGAGTTCCTATTCAGGCTTAGGTATCCCTGATTGTATCGACCAAGGAGAAGAAGCAGTAAGCCATGTACTAAATTTCCTTAATGAACATAACAAAGATTTAGTAGGGGTTAACTAA
- a CDS encoding LacI family DNA-binding transcriptional regulator has protein sequence MATIEDVAKLSGLSRTTVSRVINNHPYVAEEKRIIVLEAMKNLGYVPNSAARSLRNQKTGMLAVLVPRITNPFFSQLIEAIEIAASEHGYQLIVCQTRYLKEKELDYLNLLKTKQIDGVVLTSTENDWETISPFLKYGPIVLCNEPNERANVPMVTLDHFYGGYLATKHLIEQGHKVIAYCCGEYKSSISKHRELGFLKALSESNLYFDEQHAFRDALSVADGREIFHRIKEMAYQPTAIFTGGDEVAVGILAEAKSRGWKIPEQLSVVGFDNQIITELVEPTITTVHQPVNQMGQKVLELLMEKIKSKTKLYRDVHCLPLELIVRESTLKKANQTLY, from the coding sequence ATGGCTACAATTGAGGATGTTGCAAAATTATCGGGATTATCAAGGACCACGGTTTCAAGAGTTATAAATAATCATCCATATGTCGCAGAGGAAAAAAGAATCATTGTACTCGAAGCAATGAAAAACTTAGGTTATGTACCAAATTCTGCTGCAAGAAGCTTAAGAAATCAAAAAACAGGTATGCTTGCTGTATTAGTACCAAGAATTACGAACCCTTTCTTTAGTCAACTAATTGAAGCAATTGAAATAGCGGCATCTGAACATGGGTATCAGCTGATAGTTTGTCAGACTAGGTATTTAAAAGAAAAAGAATTAGATTATCTTAATCTCTTAAAAACTAAACAAATCGATGGAGTGGTTTTAACTTCTACTGAAAATGACTGGGAGACTATCTCCCCATTTTTAAAATATGGACCAATCGTTCTGTGCAATGAACCGAATGAAAGAGCGAATGTACCCATGGTTACTTTAGACCACTTCTATGGTGGATATTTAGCTACAAAGCACCTTATTGAACAAGGTCATAAAGTAATTGCTTACTGTTGTGGGGAGTATAAAAGTTCTATTAGTAAGCATAGAGAGTTAGGGTTTTTAAAAGCACTTTCAGAGTCAAACTTATATTTTGATGAACAGCATGCATTTCGTGATGCTTTAAGTGTTGCAGATGGTAGAGAAATTTTCCATAGAATAAAAGAAATGGCTTATCAGCCTACAGCTATATTCACTGGCGGAGATGAAGTAGCTGTTGGAATCCTTGCAGAGGCAAAGAGTAGGGGATGGAAAATTCCAGAACAACTTTCTGTTGTCGGATTTGATAATCAAATAATAACAGAGTTAGTGGAGCCTACAATTACAACCGTTCATCAACCAGTGAATCAAATGGGTCAAAAAGTCTTAGAGCTGCTTATGGAAAAAATTAAAAGCAAAACAAAGTTGTACAGAGATGTACATTGTTTACCATTGGAGCTTATTGTTAGAGAATCAACGCTAAAAAAGGCTAACCAAACACTATATTAA
- the yhfH gene encoding protein YhfH: MLMKSTEFFKNLPAKKCIECENEIQEQHECYGNKCENCMQLGK; encoded by the coding sequence ATGTTAATGAAAAGTACTGAATTTTTTAAAAATCTTCCTGCGAAAAAGTGTATCGAATGTGAAAATGAAATCCAGGAGCAGCATGAATGCTATGGAAACAAGTGCGAAAACTGCATGCAGCTTGGAAAATAA
- a CDS encoding MBL fold metallo-hydrolase codes for MKVTVVGFWGGYPGVNEATTGYLFEENGFRLLVDCGSGVVAQLQNYIKVEELDAVILSHYHHDHVADIGPLQYARLIAKSLGKSNEELPIYGHTYDEEGFSKLSYKGYTKGMPYYPEGDIKIGPFTISFLRTKHPVTCFAMRITNGTQTVVFTADTSYIEEFIPFSKEAELLICECNLYEGQDGPAFGHMTSTEAGVLAKSAKVKQLLLTHLPHYGNHQDLVEQASKEYPGPINLATSGFVWQL; via the coding sequence TTGAAGGTTACTGTAGTAGGATTTTGGGGTGGTTACCCAGGAGTGAATGAGGCAACGACAGGATATTTATTTGAAGAAAATGGATTTCGCTTGTTAGTTGACTGTGGGAGTGGTGTTGTAGCACAGTTGCAAAACTACATAAAAGTTGAGGAACTAGACGCGGTTATTCTCTCTCATTATCATCATGACCATGTTGCTGACATTGGTCCACTGCAATATGCACGCCTTATAGCAAAGTCATTAGGGAAATCAAATGAAGAACTGCCGATCTATGGACACACATATGATGAAGAGGGATTTTCTAAGTTAAGCTATAAAGGTTATACAAAAGGAATGCCTTATTATCCTGAAGGAGATATAAAAATTGGTCCTTTTACAATCAGTTTTTTAAGGACAAAGCATCCTGTTACTTGCTTTGCCATGAGAATAACCAATGGAACACAAACAGTTGTATTTACGGCAGATACTAGTTATATTGAAGAATTTATTCCATTTTCAAAAGAAGCTGAGTTATTAATATGTGAATGTAATTTATATGAGGGACAGGATGGGCCAGCTTTCGGACATATGACGAGTACAGAGGCAGGTGTCCTTGCAAAAAGTGCAAAGGTAAAACAGCTACTACTCACTCATTTGCCGCATTATGGAAATCATCAAGATTTGGTGGAACAAGCTTCGAAAGAATATCCTGGACCAATTAATCTTGCAACATCAGGATTTGTTTGGCAACTGTAA
- a CDS encoding fatty acid--CoA ligase family protein, with amino-acid sequence MNLTSQLGVTAKKYFNKTAYIFNDSTSTYAELDAAVTKFASGLTKLGISKGDHVAILSGNSPHFIIGLYGALRAGATVIPINPIYTPDEIGYILKNGDVKTIIALDLLVPLFEKMNGMLPDVENIIACETPQGSQSDLDVTKLSIFPKLKSFTSIIGSGDLAFEGPQVNDDDVAVILYTSGTTGKPKGAMLTHKNLYSNAIDVANYLKITDSDNVITTLPMFHVFCLTVALNAPLMNGGTLIIVPKFSPGEIFRVAKEYNATVFAGVPTMYNFLLQYPEGQVEDLKSLRLCISGGASMPVALLTSFEKKFQVLVSEGYGLSEASPVTCFNPLDRPRKAGSIGMSIVNVENKVVNELGEEVPVGEVGELVVRGPNVMSGYYKMPEETAHTIRDGWLYTGDLAKMDEEGYFYIVDRKKDMIIVGGYNVYPREVEEVLYSHPGVVEVAVLGVPDPNFGEAVSCYVVKKDQDLTEEDLLNYCKEHLAKYKVPSTINFLEELPKNTTGKILRRALKEAVLQK; translated from the coding sequence GTGAATTTAACTTCACAATTAGGGGTTACAGCAAAGAAATACTTTAATAAAACCGCTTACATTTTTAATGATTCAACTAGTACATATGCTGAACTTGATGCTGCAGTAACTAAATTTGCTAGTGGTCTTACGAAGCTTGGTATTTCAAAAGGTGACCATGTAGCTATTTTATCTGGAAATTCACCTCATTTTATTATCGGATTATATGGTGCACTGCGAGCTGGAGCTACAGTTATTCCAATTAACCCTATTTATACTCCTGATGAGATTGGTTATATACTTAAAAATGGTGATGTAAAAACGATCATTGCTCTTGACCTACTAGTTCCACTTTTCGAAAAAATGAATGGCATGCTTCCCGATGTGGAGAACATTATTGCATGTGAAACACCACAAGGTTCACAAAGTGACTTAGATGTTACTAAATTATCAATATTCCCGAAATTGAAATCGTTTACAAGTATAATAGGTTCTGGGGATTTAGCATTCGAAGGACCACAAGTAAACGATGATGATGTAGCTGTTATCCTTTATACATCAGGAACAACAGGAAAGCCTAAAGGTGCAATGCTTACTCATAAGAATCTTTATAGCAATGCGATTGATGTTGCGAACTATTTAAAGATCACTGATTCAGATAATGTTATTACAACTTTGCCGATGTTCCATGTATTTTGCTTAACAGTTGCCTTAAATGCCCCACTCATGAATGGAGGAACACTTATCATTGTTCCGAAATTTAGCCCGGGAGAGATTTTTAGAGTCGCTAAAGAATATAATGCAACAGTATTTGCGGGTGTTCCGACTATGTATAATTTCTTGTTGCAATACCCTGAGGGGCAAGTGGAAGACCTTAAGAGTTTAAGGCTTTGTATCTCTGGTGGTGCGTCCATGCCTGTTGCGCTTTTGACTAGCTTTGAGAAGAAGTTCCAGGTTTTAGTTTCTGAAGGATATGGATTGTCTGAAGCTTCTCCGGTTACTTGCTTTAACCCTCTAGATCGTCCACGCAAAGCAGGATCAATTGGAATGAGCATTGTTAATGTTGAAAATAAAGTTGTCAACGAACTTGGCGAAGAAGTACCTGTTGGTGAGGTTGGGGAGTTAGTTGTACGTGGTCCTAACGTAATGTCAGGGTATTACAAAATGCCTGAGGAAACTGCACATACAATACGTGATGGCTGGTTGTATACTGGAGACCTAGCTAAAATGGATGAGGAAGGTTATTTTTATATTGTAGATCGCAAAAAAGATATGATCATTGTAGGCGGTTACAATGTGTATCCTCGTGAAGTAGAGGAAGTATTATATAGTCACCCTGGAGTGGTTGAGGTAGCTGTTTTAGGTGTGCCTGATCCTAATTTTGGAGAGGCAGTAAGTTGCTACGTTGTTAAAAAAGATCAAGACCTAACAGAGGAAGATCTACTAAACTACTGTAAAGAACATCTAGCAAAATATAAAGTTCCGAGTACAATTAACTTCTTAGAAGAACTTCCTAAAAATACAACTGGTAAGATCTTAAGACGTGCATTAAAAGAAGCTGTTCTTCAGAAATAA
- a CDS encoding class I SAM-dependent methyltransferase: MKNTYLDCLALFGVGGAHPGGLKLTREILAQEQIDSSSRILDIGCGTGQTAAFISNHYNCHVSALENNKVMLEKAEERLSTISLPVTIVEGKAEELPFEDNHFDIILSESVISFTEQPVTLSELKRVLKPNGVLLGIEMTLEKLIDKQELEAFIHFYGVTRLQTEDEWFETVKEAGFSAIRITKNDEDPDEEDLENATEFYLSENITDECFSVLETHEQFTKDFKDIVGYRVIRCTK; the protein is encoded by the coding sequence GTGAAGAACACATATCTAGACTGTTTAGCACTGTTTGGAGTTGGGGGAGCGCATCCTGGAGGTCTTAAACTGACAAGAGAAATACTAGCTCAAGAGCAAATTGACTCTTCTTCTAGGATTCTTGATATTGGTTGCGGAACTGGTCAAACGGCCGCATTTATTTCTAATCACTATAATTGTCATGTTAGTGCTCTTGAGAATAATAAGGTAATGCTTGAGAAAGCAGAGGAGCGGCTTTCTACAATTAGTTTGCCTGTTACAATTGTGGAGGGAAAGGCTGAAGAATTACCATTTGAGGATAACCATTTTGATATTATTCTGTCAGAATCAGTGATTTCTTTTACAGAACAACCGGTGACACTATCTGAGCTTAAAAGAGTTTTAAAGCCAAATGGTGTATTGTTAGGTATCGAAATGACACTTGAAAAATTAATAGACAAACAAGAGTTAGAAGCATTTATTCATTTTTATGGAGTCACAAGGCTCCAGACTGAAGATGAGTGGTTTGAAACAGTAAAGGAAGCTGGATTTTCGGCTATTCGTATCACTAAAAATGACGAGGATCCGGATGAAGAGGATCTTGAAAATGCTACTGAGTTTTATCTTTCAGAGAACATCACAGATGAATGTTTTAGTGTGCTAGAAACTCACGAGCAGTTTACAAAAGATTTTAAAGACATAGTCGGCTACCGTGTCATTAGGTGTACTAAATAG
- a CDS encoding enoyl-CoA hydratase-related protein, translating into MSTIIYHVENYIATVTLNRPETMNCFNYEALKELETVVEEIRTNQDVRVVVFTGSGDKAFSVGADLKERKTLTPAEVKRNVYKIGEVFASIENLPQPTIAALNGYAFGGGMELALACDFRIAVDDTLMGLTETSLAIIPGAGGTQRLPRLIGTTKALELILTARRLSSEEAFSYGILTKVVSRGELLDSCYSFASEMLKNGPVALQQAKFAVKEGMNTDIQTGLKIERKAYEITIPTEDRVEALNAFNEKRKPVFKGQ; encoded by the coding sequence ATGAGTACAATTATCTATCATGTTGAAAATTACATAGCAACCGTAACATTGAACAGACCAGAAACAATGAATTGCTTTAATTATGAAGCATTAAAAGAGCTTGAGACGGTCGTAGAAGAAATTAGGACAAACCAAGACGTTCGAGTAGTTGTATTTACTGGTTCAGGAGATAAGGCATTTAGTGTTGGAGCTGACTTGAAAGAAAGAAAAACACTTACACCAGCAGAGGTTAAAAGAAATGTGTATAAAATTGGAGAGGTATTTGCAAGTATTGAAAACTTGCCACAGCCTACGATTGCTGCGCTGAATGGATATGCTTTCGGAGGTGGTATGGAGCTAGCTTTAGCTTGTGACTTTAGGATTGCTGTGGACGATACACTAATGGGTTTAACAGAAACAAGTTTAGCGATTATTCCAGGAGCTGGTGGAACTCAAAGACTACCAAGATTAATAGGTACTACGAAAGCTTTAGAGCTAATATTAACTGCTAGAAGGCTTTCTTCTGAGGAAGCTTTTAGCTATGGAATATTAACAAAGGTTGTAAGTCGTGGTGAATTATTAGATTCATGCTATAGCTTTGCAAGCGAAATGCTTAAAAATGGTCCAGTTGCACTTCAACAAGCTAAATTTGCAGTGAAAGAAGGCATGAATACCGATATTCAAACAGGGCTTAAAATCGAACGAAAAGCCTACGAGATAACAATACCAACTGAAGATCGTGTGGAAGCGCTAAACGCATTCAACGAAAAACGAAAACCAGTATTCAAAGGACAATAA
- a CDS encoding manganese catalase family protein — protein MFYHVKELQYRAKPERPDPLFAKQLQEILGGQFGEISVALQYLFQGWNVRGNGKYKDLLMDTGAEELAHIEMLATMIARLLDGAPVGDLEVAAKDPVIGAILGGMNPQHAIVSGLGAMPVDSVGNRWTASYIGASGNLLADFRANLNAESQGRLQAVRLYEATTDRGVKDMLSWLIARDTMHQNQWLAAIYELEAKENVVVPSTFPRELEKQEVSHVLFNYSRGNESATGRWANGPSIDGNGMFSYVENPVPHGKIPVLKPAPPYIHDTLPSVLNTNLVPPNMC, from the coding sequence ATGTTTTATCATGTAAAAGAATTGCAATATAGAGCAAAGCCTGAGCGGCCAGATCCTCTATTTGCGAAGCAATTACAAGAAATATTAGGTGGGCAATTTGGAGAAATTTCTGTTGCGTTACAATACTTATTTCAAGGTTGGAATGTTAGAGGAAATGGTAAGTATAAGGATTTGCTAATGGACACAGGAGCTGAGGAGCTTGCACATATCGAAATGCTAGCTACTATGATTGCTAGGTTACTTGATGGTGCACCTGTTGGGGATTTAGAGGTAGCAGCAAAAGATCCTGTTATCGGTGCTATTCTAGGAGGTATGAACCCTCAACATGCCATCGTTTCCGGATTAGGTGCAATGCCTGTTGATAGTGTCGGAAACCGATGGACAGCAAGCTATATCGGTGCTAGCGGAAACTTATTAGCTGATTTCCGAGCTAACCTAAATGCAGAATCACAAGGTCGTTTACAGGCTGTTCGTCTGTATGAAGCGACTACTGACCGTGGTGTTAAAGATATGTTATCATGGCTTATCGCAAGAGATACCATGCATCAAAACCAATGGTTAGCAGCCATTTATGAGCTTGAAGCTAAAGAAAATGTTGTTGTTCCAAGTACATTCCCACGTGAACTTGAGAAACAGGAAGTTTCACATGTACTATTCAATTACTCTAGAGGGAACGAAAGTGCTACAGGACGTTGGGCGAACGGTCCAAGTATCGATGGAAATGGGATGTTCTCATATGTTGAGAACCCTGTACCACACGGTAAAATACCTGTCCTTAAGCCAGCACCACCATATATCCATGACACACTACCAAGCGTCCTAAATACAAACTTAGTCCCACCTAACATGTGCTAA
- a CDS encoding ABC transporter substrate-binding protein, with the protein MQNKWKQLLAGSITATLLFVGGCGTSTTNSGSADGDSTYKVGVTQIVEHPSLDKALEGFQKALSDKGLSVEYDVQIAQGDQNNNQTIATNFVGDKVDLIFANSTPSALSALNATSEIPIVFTSVTDPVGAGLVEAMDKPGKNITGTTDNHPDAIPNTIKFINEYFQGNTVGMIYNSGEQNSLAQIELVEKAMEGTNLKTKLVSVSTSAEVKQAAESLVGAVDVIYIITDNTVASALESVIQVANDADIPLFVGELDSVERGGFAAYGFDYFDIGYEAGLMAAQLLTQEKAASDLPVQYPQNLKLLINKTSANEMGIKLKTEWEQIAEYTE; encoded by the coding sequence ATGCAAAACAAATGGAAACAACTACTTGCGGGTTCAATAACAGCTACATTACTATTCGTTGGTGGTTGTGGGACAAGCACCACAAATAGCGGAAGCGCAGATGGAGATAGTACTTATAAAGTAGGAGTTACTCAGATTGTTGAGCACCCATCTTTAGATAAAGCATTAGAAGGATTCCAGAAAGCATTATCAGATAAAGGGTTATCTGTTGAATATGATGTTCAAATTGCCCAAGGTGATCAAAATAATAATCAAACGATCGCAACAAATTTTGTAGGTGATAAGGTCGATTTAATATTTGCAAACTCTACTCCAAGCGCCTTAAGTGCTTTAAATGCTACTTCTGAAATCCCAATTGTGTTTACATCAGTTACAGACCCAGTTGGAGCTGGTTTAGTTGAAGCAATGGATAAACCGGGTAAAAATATCACTGGAACAACTGATAACCATCCAGATGCAATTCCTAATACGATCAAATTTATTAATGAGTATTTTCAAGGGAATACAGTAGGGATGATTTACAATTCCGGTGAGCAGAACTCACTTGCTCAAATAGAGCTTGTTGAAAAGGCTATGGAAGGAACGAACCTAAAAACAAAACTTGTATCTGTATCAACTTCTGCTGAAGTTAAACAGGCAGCAGAATCCTTAGTTGGAGCAGTAGATGTAATCTATATTATTACAGATAATACAGTAGCATCAGCTCTAGAATCAGTGATTCAAGTAGCAAACGATGCTGATATTCCATTATTCGTTGGAGAGCTAGACTCAGTAGAGCGTGGCGGCTTTGCTGCATATGGTTTCGATTACTTTGATATTGGATACGAGGCTGGACTAATGGCTGCACAACTTTTAACACAGGAAAAAGCAGCAAGTGATTTACCTGTTCAATACCCACAAAATCTAAAACTATTAATCAACAAAACATCTGCAAATGAAATGGGCATTAAACTAAAAACTGAGTGGGAACAAATAGCTGAATATACGGAATAA
- a CDS encoding ABC transporter permease: MSLALFGAVESGLIYAIMALGVYLSFRILDFPDLTVDGSFVTGAAVSAIMIVNGVSPFIATITALLVGFLAGSLTGILHTKGKVNPLLAGILMMIALYSINLRIMGKSNLPLLNESTLVKIISDFWKGLGLDDLITNLLSVIGVTGFVPKTWSVIIFAAIISISIKLVIDYFLKTEIGLSLRATGDNKNMIRSFSANTDRLTILGLGLSNALVAFSGSLISQYNGFSDIGMGIGIIIIGLASVIIGEAIFGTKTIARATLAVIGGAIIYRIVVALALRIDFLEAGDVKLITASIVVFALVFPKLLAGVREKKRRKERLSKRILDHSVTKRRGDAIATIKGDL, encoded by the coding sequence ATGTCACTTGCACTATTCGGAGCTGTTGAATCAGGATTAATCTATGCCATTATGGCTTTAGGTGTATATCTTTCATTTAGAATATTAGACTTTCCTGACCTAACAGTGGATGGAAGTTTTGTTACAGGAGCAGCGGTTTCAGCTATTATGATTGTAAATGGGGTGAGCCCATTCATAGCGACCATTACCGCTTTACTAGTAGGATTTCTTGCCGGGAGTTTGACAGGTATTCTACATACGAAAGGGAAAGTAAATCCCCTTCTCGCTGGGATTCTAATGATGATAGCACTTTATTCTATCAATTTACGAATAATGGGCAAATCGAATTTGCCACTGTTAAACGAATCAACGCTTGTTAAAATAATTAGTGACTTTTGGAAGGGTCTTGGCCTCGATGACTTAATTACAAACTTGTTATCTGTAATTGGAGTAACGGGTTTTGTACCAAAAACTTGGAGTGTTATAATCTTTGCTGCAATTATTTCCATTTCTATTAAACTAGTTATTGACTATTTTTTAAAAACAGAAATTGGCCTTTCACTTCGAGCTACAGGGGATAACAAAAACATGATTCGCAGTTTTTCTGCAAATACAGATCGACTAACGATTCTAGGTTTAGGATTATCGAATGCTTTAGTTGCCTTTTCTGGTTCATTAATATCTCAATACAATGGATTTAGTGATATTGGTATGGGTATTGGAATCATTATTATCGGTCTTGCATCAGTCATTATTGGTGAAGCGATTTTTGGTACTAAAACGATTGCTCGTGCTACATTAGCTGTTATAGGCGGTGCAATTATATATCGTATTGTAGTAGCATTAGCTCTTCGAATCGACTTCCTTGAAGCAGGAGATGTAAAATTAATCACAGCTTCCATTGTAGTTTTCGCACTAGTCTTTCCAAAACTTCTAGCTGGAGTACGTGAAAAGAAGCGTCGGAAAGAACGGCTATCGAAGAGAATCCTAGACCATTCAGTAACAAAGAGGAGGGGAGATGCCATTGCTACAATTAAAGGAGATCTATAA